One region of Chlorobiota bacterium genomic DNA includes:
- a CDS encoding TonB-dependent receptor, with protein sequence MDTLIRVRDTVVVTAERPWSAASDAQFRAADFALRPRNSAQDILRVVPGLVIAQHAGGGKAEQIFLRGFDADHGTDINISVDDSPVNMVSHGHGQGYADLHFIIPETIEKVDVAKGPYFARYGDMSTAGAVVFSTADSIRDNLLKMEAGQFDTYRMLAMVRGPQSATMNSYFAGEVFSTKGYVEEPQHFKRLNLFAKATAKVGPTGTVGASLMTFSSGWDASGQIPQRAVDAGTITRFGSIDPTEGGATSRTTTTVKYSSGGASPLTLTGSFTDYRFRLFSNFTFFANDSLRGDGIEQTDARSILALRAENDIFYEFADIAMRTRFGATLRNDDIQVALYHDSARVRLEPTADAAIRLRQIGPYLEQEIILPWAQILLGLRADYFNFDVENKLTLGGQPSGIAQQLLLSPKANISVPVVDDVALFLNSGYGFHSNDARVVVQDEGKTLPRAFGAEIGSRYGSASSLIAASAALWMLDLESEFVYVGDEGTTEESGRTRRQGVDLEVRLNPVNWLSLGVDATISTGKFRDLPDGENRIPLAPELTLTANAVAQFDALSAALRLRHVGDRPANESNSVRALGYSIVDLSASYRIGQVELFVNVENLLDEEWNEAQFDTESRLPGEAEAVSELHFTPGTPRSIRGGMAVRF encoded by the coding sequence ATGGACACACTTATCCGCGTCCGCGACACCGTGGTGGTGACGGCCGAACGCCCGTGGTCCGCAGCAAGCGATGCCCAGTTCCGTGCTGCTGATTTCGCGCTCCGCCCGCGCAACTCGGCCCAGGACATCCTTCGGGTTGTTCCCGGATTGGTGATTGCCCAACACGCCGGCGGCGGGAAGGCCGAACAGATATTCCTTCGCGGCTTCGATGCCGACCACGGAACCGACATCAACATCTCGGTGGATGATTCCCCGGTCAACATGGTCTCGCACGGGCATGGCCAGGGCTATGCCGATCTCCATTTCATCATCCCTGAAACCATCGAAAAAGTTGACGTGGCCAAAGGGCCGTACTTCGCCCGCTACGGCGATATGTCAACCGCCGGCGCGGTGGTGTTCTCCACTGCCGACTCCATCCGCGATAACCTTCTTAAAATGGAAGCAGGCCAGTTCGACACCTACCGGATGCTGGCAATGGTTCGCGGCCCGCAGTCGGCAACGATGAACAGCTACTTTGCTGGGGAGGTTTTCAGCACGAAAGGGTATGTTGAGGAGCCGCAGCATTTCAAGCGGCTGAACCTGTTCGCAAAGGCCACCGCTAAAGTTGGACCAACCGGAACCGTTGGCGCAAGCCTGATGACGTTTAGCTCCGGCTGGGATGCCAGCGGGCAGATCCCGCAACGTGCGGTGGATGCCGGAACCATCACCCGTTTTGGTTCGATTGACCCAACCGAAGGGGGCGCAACATCGCGCACCACCACCACCGTGAAATACTCCAGCGGCGGCGCAAGCCCGCTGACCCTTACCGGGTCCTTCACCGATTACCGCTTCCGGTTGTTCAGCAACTTCACCTTCTTTGCCAACGACTCGCTTCGGGGCGACGGAATCGAACAAACCGATGCCCGCTCGATTCTTGCCTTGCGTGCCGAGAACGACATCTTCTACGAGTTTGCCGACATAGCAATGCGCACCCGATTCGGCGCAACGCTCCGCAACGATGATATCCAAGTGGCACTCTATCACGATTCCGCCCGTGTGCGCCTGGAGCCAACGGCCGATGCGGCCATTCGCCTGCGCCAAATTGGGCCATATCTGGAACAAGAAATCATCCTCCCCTGGGCACAAATCCTGCTTGGCCTGCGTGCCGATTATTTCAACTTTGATGTTGAGAATAAGCTGACATTAGGTGGGCAACCAAGCGGCATTGCCCAGCAGTTGCTTCTTTCGCCAAAAGCGAATATCAGCGTTCCGGTGGTGGATGACGTTGCGCTGTTTCTGAACAGCGGCTACGGTTTCCACTCGAACGATGCTCGCGTTGTGGTTCAGGACGAAGGCAAAACCTTGCCACGGGCGTTCGGCGCGGAAATCGGGTCGCGGTACGGAAGTGCTTCCTCGCTGATTGCGGCTTCGGCAGCGTTGTGGATGCTGGATTTGGAGAGCGAGTTCGTGTACGTGGGGGACGAAGGGACCACCGAAGAAAGCGGCCGCACGCGCCGGCAAGGGGTTGATCTGGAGGTTCGGCTGAACCCGGTCAACTGGCTTTCGCTGGGGGTGGATGCCACAATCTCCACCGGAAAATTCCGCGACCTTCCAGATGGCGAAAACCGAATCCCCCTTGCCCCCGAGCTAACCTTGACGGCAAACGCCGTTGCCCAGTTCGATGCCCTTTCGGCGGCGTTGCGGCTGCGCCATGTTGGGGACCGCCCCGCAAACGAATCGAACAGCGTCCGCGCCCTGGGCTACTCCATCGTTGACCTTTCGGCCAGCTACCGAATCGGCCAGGTTGAGCTGTTTGTGAACGTGGAAAACTTGCTTGATGAGGAGTGGAACGAAGCGCAGTTCGACACCGAAAGCCGGCTTCCTGGCGAGGCCGAGGCCGTGAGCGAACTCCATTTCACCCCAGGCACCCCACGCTCGATTCGTGGCGGAATGGCGGTGCGGTTTTAG
- a CDS encoding HupE/UreJ family protein, translated as MAHPLHNGSGSVVGGLLHPLVGLDHLIALLAVGIWSAEQQKKQSKWWIPLTFLGMMLAGAVAGMQSGGIGINEHFIVSSVLVFGGIIAMMWRPSLTVGLPVLSIFALAHGVAHGAELPADGSPFGFILGFLLAAAAIMAAGFAAGKYLRQIAESKGVRIAGLAIMLAGCFLLLNSLA; from the coding sequence ATGGCACATCCGCTTCACAATGGCTCCGGCAGCGTTGTTGGGGGTTTGCTCCACCCGCTTGTTGGGTTGGATCACCTAATCGCCCTTCTTGCCGTCGGAATCTGGAGTGCGGAGCAGCAGAAAAAGCAGAGCAAGTGGTGGATTCCCCTCACGTTTTTGGGGATGATGCTTGCCGGAGCGGTTGCCGGAATGCAGAGCGGGGGGATCGGCATCAACGAGCATTTTATCGTTAGCTCCGTGTTGGTGTTTGGCGGGATTATCGCCATGATGTGGCGGCCTTCGCTAACGGTGGGTCTTCCGGTTCTTTCCATTTTTGCGCTTGCCCACGGGGTGGCGCACGGCGCGGAACTCCCAGCCGATGGCTCTCCATTCGGCTTTATCCTTGGGTTCTTGCTGGCAGCTGCGGCAATCATGGCCGCTGGGTTCGCCGCTGGGAAGTATCTGCGGCAGATTGCGGAGTCCAAAGGGGTTCGGATTGCTGGCTTGGCAATAATGCTTGCGGGATGCTTCCTGCTTCTGAACTCCCTGGCGTAA
- a CDS encoding zinc ribbon domain-containing protein has protein sequence MVHPAIIHPVSAEATKFVRTSTVIVQCGHCSALGYQHDKFCASCGHELIRSCSLCGQPIQHPVANYCTQCGTPLNAGTFQSENHSD, from the coding sequence ATGGTGCATCCTGCAATTATCCATCCAGTGTCGGCCGAGGCGACGAAGTTCGTAAGAACCTCGACGGTGATTGTCCAATGCGGGCATTGCAGCGCGCTTGGATATCAGCACGACAAGTTCTGCGCAAGCTGCGGCCATGAACTTATCCGCTCCTGCAGCTTGTGTGGGCAGCCAATCCAGCATCCGGTTGCCAACTACTGCACCCAGTGTGGAACTCCGCTCAATGCCGGAACCTTTCAATCCGAAAACCATTCCGACTAA
- a CDS encoding T9SS type A sorting domain-containing protein, protein MTTLLRRALWLTGVLAMLSGIGQLQAQSTIQRTYVIGAGGAPATDGMVVINGTFGQSAIGPVASIASINQQGFWYSIPVGTSGVEESPIAGAVTGSGVRLLQNIPNPFTESTEIRFELPRSTSVSLKLYDNIGREALTLVEGNREAGAYSVRVGAADLESGQYVAQLIADGTRRTIVMVVVK, encoded by the coding sequence ATGACAACACTGTTACGGCGCGCACTCTGGCTTACTGGAGTTTTGGCGATGCTGTCCGGCATTGGGCAGTTACAGGCGCAATCCACCATCCAAAGAACGTATGTGATTGGGGCGGGTGGGGCACCGGCCACCGATGGCATGGTGGTGATTAATGGCACGTTCGGGCAATCCGCAATTGGCCCGGTTGCCAGCATTGCCTCGATCAACCAGCAAGGGTTCTGGTACAGCATTCCCGTTGGCACCAGTGGTGTTGAGGAATCGCCGATTGCCGGGGCCGTTACTGGCAGCGGGGTGCGGCTGTTGCAAAACATCCCCAACCCGTTTACCGAATCCACCGAAATCCGCTTCGAACTTCCCCGTTCCACCTCTGTTAGCCTGAAGCTCTACGACAACATCGGGCGCGAGGCACTGACCCTTGTGGAAGGAAATCGGGAAGCCGGAGCCTACTCCGTCCGCGTTGGCGCGGCTGATCTAGAATCGGGGCAATACGTTGCCCAGCTGATCGCCGACGGCACGCGCCGCACCATCGTGATGGTCGTTGTGAAGTAG
- a CDS encoding PKD domain-containing protein encodes MRRLLQLASLLLLMLFPTLLLAQLETNVWAFGENALVDFNSGTAVSIGGSAIDQNEGCASIADRRTGALLFYTDGVTVWDRAHQPMPNGTGLNGDESSTQAAIIIPAPLNNFRYYVFTSDAGEYAGPNIGIHYSVVDMATNGGMGSVITKNVFLLRPAAEKLTAARHCNGRDYWVIAHRWESNQFYAWLVSPNGVSLPVVSAVGAVHRDLTAVSAGANTLGYMKTSPNGKKIAVALAESGIIELFDFDNLTGAISNPIRLTGIRNAYGLTFSHDNTKLYSVSSNYDPLLPPSDTLIQFDVTSGVATIIQNSRVNLYINNDRHFGALQMASDGKIYVGHAFFPMLGIIQSPNTAGLGCNYINNGLSLGASSCRDGLPNHFDGFFHTPTAADSVPCERPEAKLGPKDTTICVGTCIDFRDESAGVITQWEWAFGGATPQSSNEQHPKSICYYSTGDYQVRLIVGNSVGKDTAYGMVHVVPPPTANAGRDTTICVGDAAQLSATGGGSYSWSPGATLSCTDCPNPVAQPTQTTTYRVVVTDSNGCFDFDDVTISVATFPGVDAGPPATFCVGDSAQLRAAGGRRYQWSPATGLSCTDCPNPIAKPTQTTLYTVIALSDSGCSASDTVSVTVLPRANASATVADTALCPGESTQLTATGGTTFRWTPATGLSCTDCANPTATPTATTIYQVVVGNATGCPDSATVRVVVNDLPSLSIATPAAICLGDSTQLLATGGEFYQWSPAAGLSCADCANPWASPTDTTLYTVIATNASGCADTAQVRVAVNPIPSATISGDREICVGDTVHLWGAGGSSYQWSPATGLSCADCPSPIAQPTTTTTYRLVIGNGTGCTDTAFTTVTVRPMPQPDAGADVAICLGDSVLLQGSGGTRYRWSPSAGLACDTCAATMARPTATTTYRLQVWSEFGCSDSDEVEVAVNPPRPVAAHIATDWRTTPGWLMKIPVILDEGLDEHGVDEFTFQLTWDSTLMKLENSTPQRIATMVSGTLADGWSIAAEDAGPGRLTARVTAPAGTTLRGTGMLLNLHCRMYLGSRSNCPLPFSIFLKDRACAYVVPKAGLVTIDSVCGLHQRLITLSSTDYALQPNVPNPFNPATEIQFALGLDGPTQLVILDVAGREVARLVDQHLQAGEYSIVWDATAYPSGIYYYRLASGHWSKTNRMMLVK; translated from the coding sequence ATGCGCCGATTGCTCCAGCTTGCTTCCCTGTTGCTCCTGATGCTGTTCCCCACGCTGCTGCTTGCCCAGCTGGAAACCAACGTGTGGGCGTTTGGCGAGAATGCGTTGGTTGATTTCAACAGCGGCACGGCGGTCTCGATTGGGGGATCGGCGATTGATCAAAACGAAGGATGCGCCAGCATTGCCGACCGCCGCACCGGGGCGCTGCTGTTCTACACCGATGGAGTGACGGTCTGGGACCGGGCGCACCAGCCAATGCCAAATGGAACCGGGTTAAACGGTGATGAATCCAGCACGCAAGCCGCGATTATCATTCCGGCACCCCTCAACAATTTCCGTTACTACGTTTTTACCTCCGATGCTGGAGAGTATGCTGGGCCGAACATTGGTATCCATTATTCGGTGGTGGACATGGCAACCAACGGAGGGATGGGGAGCGTCATCACCAAGAATGTGTTCCTGCTGCGCCCCGCTGCCGAGAAACTTACGGCGGCCCGCCACTGCAACGGGCGTGATTATTGGGTGATTGCCCACCGCTGGGAATCGAACCAATTCTACGCCTGGTTGGTGTCGCCAAATGGAGTCTCCCTGCCAGTGGTTTCGGCGGTGGGGGCGGTGCATCGTGATCTTACAGCCGTATCCGCTGGGGCAAACACGTTAGGCTACATGAAAACCTCCCCCAATGGAAAAAAGATTGCCGTTGCCCTTGCTGAAAGTGGGATTATCGAGTTGTTCGATTTCGATAACCTTACCGGGGCTATCTCCAATCCGATTAGGCTAACTGGGATTCGGAACGCGTACGGCCTAACCTTCTCGCACGATAACACCAAGCTCTATTCCGTTTCCAGCAATTATGATCCTTTGCTCCCCCCGTCCGACACCCTGATTCAGTTCGATGTCACCAGCGGTGTGGCAACGATTATTCAGAACTCGCGGGTGAACCTCTACATCAATAATGATCGGCATTTCGGCGCGCTGCAGATGGCTTCCGATGGAAAGATTTATGTGGGGCACGCCTTCTTCCCGATGCTGGGAATCATTCAATCGCCCAATACTGCCGGGCTTGGCTGCAACTACATCAACAACGGCCTAAGCCTTGGAGCATCATCCTGCCGCGACGGCCTTCCGAACCATTTCGACGGATTCTTCCACACCCCCACCGCTGCCGACTCCGTCCCCTGCGAACGCCCCGAAGCAAAGTTGGGACCAAAAGACACCACAATCTGCGTTGGGACTTGCATTGATTTCCGGGATGAGAGTGCCGGGGTTATCACCCAGTGGGAATGGGCGTTCGGCGGGGCAACGCCGCAATCGTCCAACGAGCAGCATCCAAAAAGCATCTGCTACTACTCCACCGGGGATTACCAAGTTCGGCTAATCGTTGGCAACAGCGTCGGGAAGGACACGGCCTACGGAATGGTCCATGTTGTTCCCCCGCCAACCGCCAACGCCGGGCGCGACACCACGATTTGCGTTGGCGATGCGGCGCAACTATCGGCAACCGGAGGGGGAAGCTACTCCTGGAGCCCCGGGGCAACGCTAAGCTGCACCGATTGCCCCAACCCAGTTGCGCAACCCACCCAAACCACAACCTACCGCGTGGTCGTCACCGACAGCAACGGCTGTTTCGATTTTGACGATGTCACCATCAGCGTGGCCACCTTCCCGGGCGTTGATGCCGGTCCCCCCGCCACCTTCTGCGTTGGCGATAGCGCGCAGCTGCGTGCCGCCGGTGGCCGCCGCTACCAGTGGTCCCCCGCCACCGGACTAAGCTGCACCGATTGCCCAAACCCGATTGCCAAACCAACCCAAACCACACTCTACACCGTCATCGCCCTTAGCGACAGCGGTTGCAGCGCGTCCGATACCGTCAGCGTGACGGTGCTGCCGCGCGCGAACGCCTCCGCCACCGTTGCCGACACCGCCCTTTGCCCAGGGGAGAGCACCCAGCTGACGGCCACCGGAGGAACAACGTTCCGCTGGACCCCCGCCACCGGCCTAAGCTGCACCGATTGCGCGAACCCCACGGCAACCCCCACGGCCACCACCATCTACCAAGTGGTGGTGGGGAACGCCACTGGCTGCCCCGATTCCGCCACCGTGCGCGTGGTGGTGAACGACCTTCCAAGCCTCAGCATCGCAACCCCAGCGGCAATCTGTTTGGGGGATAGCACGCAGCTTCTTGCAACCGGAGGGGAGTTCTATCAATGGAGCCCCGCTGCCGGGCTAAGCTGTGCCGATTGCGCAAACCCCTGGGCTTCGCCAACGGACACCACACTCTATACCGTCATCGCCACCAACGCCAGCGGCTGCGCCGACACTGCGCAGGTGAGGGTGGCGGTCAATCCAATTCCATCAGCAACGATTTCTGGGGATCGGGAAATTTGCGTTGGCGATACCGTCCATCTGTGGGGGGCCGGAGGGAGCAGCTACCAATGGAGCCCAGCAACTGGGCTAAGCTGCGCCGACTGCCCAAGCCCAATCGCGCAGCCAACCACAACCACCACGTACAGGCTGGTTATCGGCAACGGAACCGGCTGCACCGACACGGCCTTCACCACGGTGACGGTCCGGCCAATGCCGCAGCCCGATGCCGGAGCCGATGTGGCGATCTGCTTGGGGGATAGCGTGCTGTTGCAAGGAAGCGGGGGAACGCGCTACCGCTGGAGTCCATCCGCCGGGTTGGCGTGCGACACCTGCGCGGCGACAATGGCGCGGCCAACAGCCACAACCACGTATCGGCTGCAAGTCTGGAGCGAGTTCGGGTGCAGCGATAGCGATGAAGTGGAGGTGGCGGTCAATCCCCCACGCCCGGTTGCTGCCCACATTGCCACCGACTGGCGCACCACCCCGGGTTGGCTGATGAAAATTCCGGTGATCCTGGATGAGGGGCTTGATGAGCATGGCGTGGATGAGTTCACCTTCCAACTCACCTGGGACAGCACGCTGATGAAGCTGGAGAACAGCACGCCCCAGCGAATCGCCACAATGGTGTCGGGGACGCTGGCCGACGGATGGAGCATTGCCGCCGAAGATGCCGGACCCGGGCGATTAACCGCACGGGTGACAGCCCCTGCCGGAACCACCTTGCGCGGAACCGGAATGCTGCTGAACCTCCACTGCCGGATGTATTTGGGAAGCCGTTCCAACTGCCCGCTGCCGTTCTCCATTTTCCTCAAGGACCGTGCGTGCGCGTACGTTGTTCCAAAAGCGGGATTGGTCACGATTGACTCCGTTTGCGGCTTGCACCAGCGGTTAATCACGCTAAGCTCCACCGATTATGCGTTGCAGCCAAACGTGCCGAATCCGTTCAATCCCGCCACCGAAATTCAGTTCGCGCTTGGCCTTGATGGCCCAACGCAATTGGTTATTCTTGACGTAGCCGGGCGGGAAGTGGCAAGGCTGGTAGATCAGCATTTGCAGGCAGGGGAATATTCAATCGTGTGGGATGCGACGGCGTATCCATCGGGCATCTACTACTACCGCCTGGCATCGGGTCACTGGAGCAAAACAAACCGGATGATGCTGGTGAAATAG
- a CDS encoding AAA family ATPase, which yields MRSFYVDFINHGILPFVGRGELLSTLLSRWETVAQASSLQMSLISGEMGTGKSRFIEELEPKVMRSGGLVINAKLYPESTNSIAPLLARAIRFMKLRRNLPVADPAETIHGVAETIRRLTQIRPTLLLIEDIHLLSGDTMREFAGLLGSLSEAPMLVLATARPIAPTLRTTIERYLSDDLELPPLTFQEIQAIWNLLFNTPLPTDAAKLIEETTGGNPLAIRTILRGSLKSGEIAATRASQQWQISVPLDTFEASLRRQMVTLIDGIAAHLSPTERAAAETMAGLGEVFSLEAARLLLPNADSAIDSLVFKGVLVAAGHSPSILPQTAPALNAFSFTHTLLHRRFVQDSNITEHQLVMLVCSRAPLCTVLPFRLLSSVPANFAIPLSDIRTAITYALKLARALDRTSDWQWALPIWDSAAALWRKHFHRWNPHDQLSLELELLMHRMALLRRDEQGEEYRLGVERLLELTSTEQLPEDLLRYRLLTIIYQDIYRSRIERKSSLAVRKKVMELVERYPQLRHTNGYLFYLSHLAHTYSNSATLMQEVEEIAEELLLDSTAPDEFRQELQQQVLPTFLLGFSTKQQLERRITFANEYDALCRAENRFVDRSRFVIFYAEIGEFEKAKSLANEILPSLISRGLIRSLANCQLHQLCFQLAENNEWNGIDEKLKEIFLSVPDDYHSGIQRHAVLLLMNFGILLNRPDKALQQLQWFQNPERLPLYLRIFIGLSLHQLQPLLALPPQTISAADGPLWQLLQLLAGENAPDIEQVWELSIGLFNAELLRVYDITQRCVVADLLWDAHHRGIIPAPSNDVQDAIDASLHGALSWLQERNLQAMMHGVFSHIQQHLSTPVKNQWQKTLGANAIVGNTDRAERGSGHLEVKVIGDIATGNTATDLTPLRGQRTRTLLALMVANQLMDQPMTLMEFSYVIAGNEHLSDVDRSRKLLNSTVFRLREIIGHQFILTDQEVPRLHPENVTIDLLEAIQLLRQSDTALRQGALPAAYQCLMLALDKFDKNIIFPELYDTFFEALRDDVENERRDLILRASQALLKEGDPRNAEDILQRGFHSMPDDEEIAALLCETLTRNGKRVQAQRVKMKLREAIANN from the coding sequence ATGCGGTCTTTCTACGTTGATTTTATCAACCACGGCATTCTTCCGTTCGTGGGGCGGGGGGAACTGCTTAGCACGTTGCTATCACGCTGGGAGACCGTTGCCCAGGCTTCATCGCTGCAGATGAGCTTGATAAGCGGCGAGATGGGAACGGGGAAAAGCCGATTTATTGAAGAATTAGAGCCAAAAGTCATGCGTTCGGGGGGGCTGGTGATTAACGCCAAGCTCTACCCTGAATCCACCAACTCCATCGCGCCGCTGCTTGCGCGGGCAATCCGATTCATGAAATTGCGGCGGAATCTGCCGGTGGCGGACCCCGCCGAAACGATTCACGGGGTGGCCGAAACGATTCGGCGGCTAACCCAAATCCGCCCCACCCTTCTGCTGATCGAGGATATCCACCTGCTTTCTGGCGACACAATGCGGGAATTTGCAGGGCTGTTGGGAAGCCTTTCGGAAGCCCCGATGCTGGTGCTGGCCACCGCACGCCCAATTGCCCCCACCCTGCGCACAACCATCGAGCGGTATTTAAGCGACGACCTTGAACTTCCCCCGCTGACGTTCCAGGAAATCCAAGCAATCTGGAACCTGCTGTTCAACACACCACTCCCCACCGATGCCGCAAAATTGATCGAGGAAACAACCGGTGGGAATCCGTTAGCGATTCGGACAATTCTTCGCGGATCGCTGAAATCGGGAGAAATCGCGGCAACACGCGCCAGTCAGCAGTGGCAGATCAGCGTCCCGCTTGATACATTTGAAGCCTCGCTGCGCCGCCAAATGGTGACGCTGATAGATGGAATCGCAGCCCACCTTTCCCCCACCGAACGCGCCGCCGCCGAAACAATGGCGGGGTTGGGCGAGGTTTTCTCCTTGGAGGCTGCGCGATTGCTCCTTCCGAATGCCGACTCGGCGATTGATTCGCTGGTGTTCAAAGGCGTTCTGGTTGCGGCTGGGCACTCCCCTTCGATACTGCCACAAACCGCCCCTGCGCTCAACGCATTTTCCTTCACCCACACCCTGCTGCACCGCCGGTTTGTTCAAGACTCCAACATTACCGAGCATCAGTTGGTGATGCTGGTCTGTTCCCGTGCGCCCCTCTGCACGGTGCTCCCCTTCCGGTTGCTATCATCCGTGCCCGCAAATTTTGCCATTCCATTATCGGATATCCGCACAGCAATCACCTATGCACTAAAGTTGGCACGTGCGTTGGACCGGACCTCCGATTGGCAATGGGCATTGCCCATTTGGGATTCCGCTGCGGCACTGTGGCGGAAACATTTCCACCGGTGGAATCCCCACGACCAATTATCGCTGGAATTGGAATTATTGATGCACCGAATGGCACTACTGCGGCGGGATGAGCAGGGCGAAGAATACCGATTAGGGGTGGAACGATTACTGGAACTTACCAGCACCGAGCAACTTCCGGAAGACCTGCTCCGCTACCGCCTGCTAACGATTATTTATCAGGATATTTACCGCTCCCGAATTGAACGAAAAAGCAGCTTGGCGGTGCGAAAAAAAGTGATGGAGTTGGTGGAACGCTATCCGCAATTGCGCCATACGAACGGTTATCTGTTTTATTTAAGTCATCTTGCCCACACGTACTCAAACAGCGCAACGCTGATGCAGGAAGTGGAGGAAATCGCCGAGGAATTATTATTAGATTCCACTGCACCAGATGAATTTCGCCAAGAGCTTCAGCAGCAAGTGCTGCCAACTTTTTTGCTTGGGTTTTCCACAAAACAGCAACTTGAGCGAAGGATAACTTTTGCGAATGAGTATGATGCGTTATGCCGTGCTGAAAACCGTTTTGTTGACCGCAGCCGGTTCGTCATTTTTTATGCTGAAATTGGGGAATTTGAAAAAGCAAAATCACTGGCAAACGAAATACTTCCAAGCCTAATCAGCCGTGGGTTAATCCGCTCGTTAGCGAATTGCCAGCTTCACCAACTCTGCTTTCAATTAGCCGAGAACAATGAATGGAATGGTATTGATGAGAAATTAAAAGAGATTTTTCTGAGCGTGCCCGATGATTACCATTCGGGAATCCAACGCCATGCGGTGCTGCTTCTGATGAATTTTGGAATTTTGCTAAACCGCCCAGATAAGGCATTGCAACAGCTGCAATGGTTCCAAAACCCAGAAAGACTTCCGCTGTACCTGCGCATTTTCATCGGATTATCCTTGCACCAATTACAGCCACTGCTTGCCCTTCCGCCGCAAACTATTTCGGCAGCAGATGGCCCGCTTTGGCAATTACTCCAGCTTTTGGCCGGCGAGAATGCTCCTGATATTGAACAAGTTTGGGAATTATCTATTGGCTTATTCAACGCTGAATTATTACGGGTATATGATATCACCCAACGTTGTGTGGTGGCGGATCTTTTATGGGATGCACACCATCGCGGCATTATTCCTGCGCCAAGCAACGATGTACAGGACGCGATTGATGCCAGCCTTCATGGGGCACTATCCTGGCTACAGGAAAGGAATTTGCAAGCGATGATGCACGGAGTGTTTTCGCATATCCAACAGCATCTTAGCACTCCTGTGAAAAATCAGTGGCAAAAAACTTTGGGAGCCAATGCCATCGTTGGAAATACTGACAGGGCAGAGCGTGGCAGCGGGCATTTGGAGGTGAAAGTGATTGGCGACATAGCTACGGGAAACACAGCAACCGACCTTACTCCACTGCGCGGCCAACGCACCCGAACATTGCTGGCATTAATGGTCGCGAACCAGCTGATGGATCAGCCAATGACGCTGATGGAGTTCAGCTATGTGATCGCCGGAAACGAACATCTGAGCGATGTTGACCGCTCCAGAAAATTGCTCAACAGCACGGTGTTCCGCCTGCGTGAAATTATCGGCCATCAGTTTATTCTTACCGATCAAGAAGTTCCCCGACTACATCCAGAAAATGTGACGATTGACCTTCTGGAGGCAATCCAACTGCTGCGCCAAAGCGATACGGCGTTGCGGCAAGGGGCATTGCCAGCCGCATATCAGTGCTTAATGTTGGCCTTGGACAAATTCGACAAGAACATCATTTTCCCTGAATTATATGACACGTTCTTTGAGGCACTTCGCGACGACGTTGAAAACGAGCGGCGGGATTTAATTTTACGAGCCTCGCAAGCATTGCTGAAAGAAGGTGATCCACGAAATGCAGAGGATATTTTGCAACGCGGATTCCATTCCATGCCCGATGATGAAGAAATTGCGGCACTCCTTTGCGAAACCCTTACCCGCAACGGGAAACGGGTGCAAGCCCAACGGGTGAAGATGAAATTACGCGAAGCAATAGCAAACAATTAA
- a CDS encoding YbjN domain-containing protein, producing MEENEQLMEEVCEKVRGYLQEVYPDFIEFQPGQYTMQEGSATISVTVRPWHQDDIAVEFTSQLVSGANLTPELMQWLLETNVDLHFGGFGLLFDGTIVYSQTLPGSDLSRQEFESTARTVAAIADHYDDEIVAMAGGSLGNAAASNAVEEMADANQAE from the coding sequence ATGGAAGAGAACGAGCAATTGATGGAGGAGGTCTGCGAAAAGGTTCGCGGCTACCTTCAGGAAGTCTATCCCGATTTTATCGAGTTCCAGCCCGGGCAATACACCATGCAGGAAGGCTCGGCAACCATCAGCGTCACCGTCCGCCCCTGGCATCAGGATGACATCGCTGTTGAGTTCACCAGCCAGCTGGTCTCCGGCGCAAATCTTACTCCAGAGCTGATGCAGTGGCTTTTGGAGACGAACGTGGACCTCCATTTCGGTGGGTTCGGGCTGCTGTTCGACGGCACGATTGTTTACTCCCAAACGCTGCCAGGAAGCGACCTTAGCCGCCAGGAATTTGAATCCACCGCCCGCACCGTTGCCGCCATTGCCGACCACTACGATGATGAGATCGTGGCAATGGCCGGTGGCAGTTTGGGGAATGCCGCTGCCAGCAACGCGGTTGAAGAAATGGCCGATGCCAACCAAGCCGAATAG